The Desulfuromonas versatilis genome has a segment encoding these proteins:
- the ftsH gene encoding ATP-dependent zinc metalloprotease FtsH, producing MNKNVRQQILLLIILIIAFNYLYMVYSPEKSAAPVQVTYSRFKAELAADNVARVTFEGSKLSGEFKKEIDIPTRGMADAAPRYRLFATNLPPVQDPGLMEQLEARQVEVDVRPEPEPSAWTSALIYLLPWVLIIGVWWFILKGMRGKGGPGGGLMGSFGKSGARLYTRETSRVTFADVAGLEEAKQELLEVVEFLRNPKKFARIGGKVPRGILLVGPPGTGKTLMARAVAGEAGVPFFSIAASQFIEMFVGVGASRVRDLFNTAKKQAPSIIFIDELDAVGRSRGTGLGGGNDEREQTLNQLLAELDGFEPHEEVIVMSATNRPDVLDAALLRPGRFDRQVVVERPDWRAREEILKVHTRKVPLAEDVDLRTIAKGTPGMCGADLESLINEAALIAARQDRESVSMIHLEQAKDRILMGAERKLVLSEREKRITAYHEGGHTLVAKFLEGADPIHKVSIIPRGRALGVTQQLPVDDRYHYSKSYLMTRLAVSLGGRAAEKVVFNDLSTGAENDLKQVTELAEKMVCQWGMSDKIGPVTVSRGEEHPFLGRKLATEKTFSEQMAWLIDQEIDKLIREAEQTADELVTEHRHKLDALVEVLLEEEVLDSSRVNEILEVQEDASDAKPKPESASGLNP from the coding sequence ATGAACAAAAACGTGCGCCAGCAGATCCTTCTGCTGATCATTCTGATCATCGCCTTCAACTACCTGTATATGGTGTATTCGCCGGAGAAATCCGCTGCGCCGGTGCAGGTCACCTACAGCCGTTTCAAGGCCGAGCTGGCAGCGGATAACGTCGCCAGGGTCACTTTCGAGGGGAGCAAGCTCAGCGGAGAATTCAAAAAGGAAATCGACATCCCCACCCGGGGGATGGCAGACGCGGCCCCCCGCTACAGGCTGTTTGCCACCAACCTGCCGCCGGTGCAGGACCCGGGGCTGATGGAGCAGCTTGAAGCCCGCCAGGTCGAGGTCGACGTCAGGCCCGAACCCGAACCCTCGGCCTGGACTTCGGCCCTGATCTATCTGCTGCCCTGGGTGTTGATCATCGGGGTCTGGTGGTTCATTCTCAAGGGGATGCGGGGCAAGGGAGGCCCTGGCGGGGGGCTCATGGGGAGCTTCGGCAAGTCCGGAGCCCGCCTCTATACCCGGGAAACCAGCCGGGTGACCTTTGCCGATGTGGCCGGCCTGGAGGAGGCCAAGCAGGAACTGCTGGAGGTTGTGGAATTTCTGCGCAATCCCAAAAAATTCGCCCGGATCGGCGGAAAGGTGCCGCGGGGAATCTTGCTGGTAGGACCGCCGGGGACAGGCAAGACTCTGATGGCCCGGGCCGTTGCGGGGGAGGCCGGGGTTCCGTTTTTCTCCATCGCCGCCTCCCAGTTTATCGAAATGTTCGTCGGCGTGGGCGCCAGCAGGGTCCGCGATCTGTTCAATACGGCCAAAAAGCAGGCCCCCAGCATCATATTCATCGATGAGCTCGACGCGGTCGGCCGCTCGCGAGGCACCGGCCTGGGCGGAGGCAACGACGAACGCGAGCAGACCTTGAATCAGCTTCTGGCGGAGCTGGATGGATTCGAGCCCCACGAAGAAGTCATAGTCATGTCGGCCACCAACCGCCCTGATGTCCTCGATGCCGCCCTGCTGCGGCCGGGGCGCTTCGACCGGCAGGTGGTTGTGGAGCGTCCCGACTGGCGCGCCCGGGAGGAGATCCTCAAGGTCCACACCCGAAAGGTGCCCCTGGCCGAGGATGTCGACCTGAGAACCATCGCCAAGGGAACGCCTGGAATGTGCGGTGCAGACCTGGAGAGCCTGATCAACGAGGCTGCACTGATCGCCGCCAGGCAGGACAGGGAAAGCGTTTCCATGATCCACCTCGAGCAGGCCAAGGACCGGATCCTCATGGGTGCCGAGCGAAAGCTGGTTCTTTCCGAGCGGGAAAAACGGATCACCGCCTACCATGAGGGGGGGCACACGCTGGTCGCAAAATTCCTCGAGGGCGCCGATCCGATCCACAAGGTGTCGATCATTCCCCGGGGCAGGGCCCTCGGGGTCACGCAGCAGTTGCCGGTGGACGACAGGTACCATTATTCCAAGAGCTACCTGATGACCCGGCTTGCGGTCAGCCTCGGCGGAAGGGCCGCGGAGAAGGTGGTCTTCAACGATCTTTCCACCGGCGCCGAGAACGATCTCAAGCAGGTCACCGAATTGGCCGAAAAAATGGTCTGCCAATGGGGGATGAGCGACAAGATCGGGCCGGTCACGGTAAGCCGCGGCGAAGAACATCCCTTTTTGGGGCGCAAGTTGGCCACGGAAAAAACCTTCAGCGAACAGATGGCCTGGCTTATCGACCAGGAAATCGACAAGCTGATCCGCGAGGCCGAGCAGACCGCCGATGAACTCGTCACCGAACACCGCCATAAACTGGATGCCTTGGTCGAAGTACTGTTGGAGGAAGAGGTGTTGGACAGCAGTCGAGTGAATGAAATACTCGAGGTGCAGGAAGATGCGTCCGACGCCAAACCCAAGCCGGAGAGCGCCTCCGGCTTGAACCCGTAA
- a CDS encoding GGDEF domain-containing protein: MLGAVCIVAVSTLNDISARIDAFSALGGSGDATAWKPLAGPLLEISGLAREAVLWVVILGAAGLVGGFFLALLAVFHILSALGKLKYATHLIAEGIFDLEPQIRSRDEIGDLARELSVMAKKFKQYEQMCLDASPLTRLPGNIAIERSLLEKMRKGEKFALCYIDLDNFKAYNDRYGYAKGSEIIKATGELVYNMRKSYGREGDFVGHIGGDDFVLITAPENIKALCENIIHGFDKLIPRYYSPEDLERGFVVGIDRYGVERQFPIMTISIAVVSDAHREIASPTEIAQVAAEIKDFVKTLPGSNYLVDRRRNKR; this comes from the coding sequence TTGCTGGGTGCGGTCTGCATCGTTGCGGTATCCACCCTGAACGATATTTCGGCCAGGATCGACGCCTTCTCGGCGCTTGGCGGATCAGGGGATGCTACCGCCTGGAAGCCCCTTGCAGGGCCTTTGCTGGAAATCTCCGGCCTGGCCCGGGAAGCCGTCCTGTGGGTGGTGATACTCGGTGCGGCGGGGCTTGTCGGCGGCTTTTTTCTTGCGCTGCTTGCGGTGTTTCATATCCTCTCCGCGCTTGGCAAGTTGAAATATGCTACCCATTTGATAGCCGAAGGGATTTTTGACCTGGAGCCTCAGATCCGCAGTCGGGACGAGATCGGGGATCTGGCCCGGGAGCTGTCGGTGATGGCCAAGAAGTTCAAGCAGTACGAGCAAATGTGCCTGGATGCCAGCCCCCTGACCAGGCTCCCGGGGAATATCGCCATCGAGCGATCGCTGCTCGAGAAGATGCGCAAGGGGGAAAAATTCGCGCTTTGTTATATCGATCTCGACAATTTCAAAGCCTACAATGATCGTTACGGTTACGCCAAGGGGAGTGAAATCATCAAGGCCACCGGCGAACTGGTCTATAATATGAGAAAATCCTATGGTCGGGAAGGCGACTTCGTCGGCCATATCGGCGGGGATGATTTCGTCCTGATCACCGCCCCGGAGAATATCAAGGCGCTATGCGAAAATATCATCCATGGTTTCGATAAGCTGATTCCCCGGTATTATTCTCCGGAAGATCTCGAACGGGGGTTTGTGGTGGGGATTGACCGCTACGGGGTGGAAAGGCAGTTTCCGATTATGACCATCTCCATCGCGGTGGTGAGCGATGCTCACCGGGAAATTGCCTCACCTACCGAAATTGCCCAGGTCGCAGCCGAGATAAAGGATTTCGTCAAGACTCTCCCCGGCAGCAACTACCTGGTGGACAGGCGTCGAAACAAACGCTGA
- a CDS encoding zf-TFIIB domain-containing protein, with translation MTNAWEERKKALENQYFYNLEKEQIEQLKKEAREKLTREMCRNRCPKCGDAIQAMEFRGVPLDKCPSCGGVWLGPRDLTMLAEKDHRTWFDKWFKQEQKILKDDE, from the coding sequence ATGACCAATGCCTGGGAGGAACGGAAAAAGGCCCTGGAGAACCAGTACTTTTACAACCTGGAAAAAGAGCAGATCGAGCAATTGAAAAAAGAAGCTCGGGAAAAGCTCACCCGGGAAATGTGCAGAAACAGGTGCCCGAAATGCGGCGATGCCATCCAAGCCATGGAGTTCCGCGGGGTCCCATTGGACAAATGCCCCAGTTGTGGAGGCGTCTGGCTGGGCCCGCGCGACTTGACCATGCTCGCGGAAAAGGATCACCGAACCTGGTTCGACAAGTGGTTCAAGCAAGAACAGAAAATCCTCAAGGATGATGAGTAG
- the cas6 gene encoding CRISPR system precrRNA processing endoribonuclease RAMP protein Cas6 — protein MSEYPDILKRMEFALVNFHLEFVEACRFDMAASMRLRRDLRAALGRALSASEEGAQGGLFRDLFDPPLPSDPLALKRYQRPGPPFALLPRAADWKDYRQGESLAIRCSFWGKGILLLELFGRVLEALGPRGLHMGQGPFRLAGIDALDASGSPSVIWRPGDDLRGLAPPFQDAGWWVDTALGEASGLVVQMLTPARLISRGRPVFKAGFQAMFPFILRRVTSMAYTHCGLELVHDPRILFESSDLVVQRGNRLRWQDWRQLEGEERIQDLGGLMGDLELEGEALCDVAWILSLGSLMNIGKGAAYGAGRFNLWRKTG, from the coding sequence ATGTCTGAGTATCCGGATATTCTGAAGAGGATGGAGTTCGCCTTGGTGAATTTCCATCTGGAATTTGTCGAGGCCTGCCGCTTCGACATGGCGGCATCCATGAGGCTGCGACGGGACCTGAGGGCCGCCTTGGGGAGGGCCTTGAGCGCTTCGGAGGAGGGCGCCCAGGGGGGCCTGTTCCGGGATCTGTTCGACCCCCCTTTGCCCTCCGATCCGCTGGCCCTAAAGCGCTATCAGCGCCCCGGACCGCCATTTGCCCTGCTGCCTCGCGCAGCCGATTGGAAGGACTACCGACAGGGGGAGTCGCTGGCTATCCGCTGCTCCTTCTGGGGGAAGGGCATTTTGCTCCTGGAGCTGTTTGGGCGGGTCCTCGAGGCGCTGGGTCCCCGGGGGCTGCACATGGGCCAGGGCCCGTTTCGGCTGGCTGGTATCGATGCCCTCGATGCCTCGGGCAGCCCGAGCGTAATCTGGCGGCCCGGGGATGATCTTCGGGGGCTGGCGCCGCCGTTCCAGGATGCTGGATGGTGGGTTGATACCGCCCTTGGCGAGGCCAGTGGGCTGGTCGTCCAGATGCTGACCCCCGCCAGGCTGATCTCGCGGGGCAGGCCGGTATTCAAAGCCGGATTCCAGGCAATGTTTCCGTTTATCCTGCGCAGGGTTACTTCCATGGCCTACACACACTGCGGCCTGGAGCTCGTCCACGACCCTCGGATTCTGTTCGAATCCAGCGACCTGGTTGTCCAGAGAGGCAACCGTCTGCGCTGGCAGGACTGGCGTCAATTGGAGGGCGAAGAGCGGATTCAGGATCTTGGCGGACTTATGGGGGACCTGGAGCTTGAGGGAGAGGCCCTTTGCGATGTTGCCTGGATTTTGAGCCTTGGGTCGTTGATGAATATCGGCAAGGGAGCGGCCTACGGGGCGGGGAGGTTCAATCTATGGAGAAAGACAGGCTGA